One segment of Urocitellus parryii isolate mUroPar1 chromosome 5, mUroPar1.hap1, whole genome shotgun sequence DNA contains the following:
- the Cep55 gene encoding centrosomal protein of 55 kDa — protein sequence MSSKSPKELMKSKWGAKPGNSKSETALEKFKGEIAALKTSVDEIASGKGKLTDKDKHRLLEKIRVLEAEREKNAYHLTEKDKEIHRLRDQLKARYSTNALLEQLEEKTKEGERREQLLKSLTEETDVLKKQLSATTARLAELESKASTLRVSQTVAANCFNSSMSNIHEMEVQLKDALEKNQQWLVYDQQREAYVKGLLAKIFELENKTETAASSLPQQIKKTESEGYLQEEKQKYYSHLLANAKKDLEVERQTITQLSFELSEFRRKYEETQKEVQDLNQLLCSQRKADLEDDRHKTEKIQRLKEENDIAREKLEEERKRSEELLSQVQFLYTSLLKQQEEQTRVALLEQQMQACTVDFENEKLDRQNMQHQLHIILKELRKARNQITQLESLKHLHEFALTEPLVAFQGETENRVKVASPKSPCAALNESLVECPKCSVQYPATEHRDLLVHVEYCSK from the exons ATGTCTTCCAAAAGTCCCAAAGAGTTGATGAAGAGTAAATGGGGAGCAAAGCCTGGTAACTCGAAATCAGAAACTGCATTAGAGAAATTTAAGGGAGAAATTGCAGCTTTAAAAACATCAGTGGATGAAATCGCAAGTGGAAAAGGCAAACTGACTGATAAAGACAAACACAGACTTTTGGAG AAAATTCGAGTTCTTGAAGCTGAGAGGGAGAAAAATGCTTATCACCTCACGGAGAAGGACAAAGAAATACATCGACTCAGAGACCAGCTGAAGGCCAGATATAGTACAAATGCATTGCTTGAACAGctggaagagaaaacaaaggaaggtGAAAGGAGGGAACAGTTGTTGAAGTCCTTAACTGAAGAAACAGATGTTTTGAAAAAACAATTGTCTGCTACAACTGCAAGACTTGCTGAACTTGAAAGCAAAGCCAGCACACTTCGTGTATCACAG ACTGTGGCTGCAAACTGCTTCAACTCATCAATGAGTAATATTCATGAGATGGAAGTACAGCTAAAagat GCTCTGGAGAAAAATCAACAGTGGCTTGTGTATGATCAGCAACGAGAGGCCTACGTTAAAGGACTTTTAGCAAAGATCTTTGAGCTGGAAAACAAAACGGAAACAGCTGCTTCTTCACTCCCACAGCAGATAAAAAAGACTGAATCAGAAG GTTACCTCCAAGAAGAGAAGCAAAAATACTACAGCCACCTCTTGGCAAATGCCAAAAAAGATCTTGAGGTTGAACGACAAACCATAACTCAGTTGAGTTTTGAACTTAGTGAATTTcgaagaaaatatgaagaaactcAAAAAGAAGTTCAAGATTTAAATCAGCTGTTGTGTTCACAAAGAAAGGCAGATCTGGAAGATGACAGgcataaaacagagaaaatacaaagaCTCAAAGAGGAGAATGATATTGCCAGGGAAAAGcttgaggaagagaggaagagatctGAAGAGCTCTTATCTCAG GTCCAGTTTCTTTACACGTCTCTGTTAAAGCAGCAAGAGGAACAAACGAGGGTAGCTTTGTTGGAACAACAG ATGCAGGCATGTACTGTagactttgaaaatgaaaaacttgATCGTCAAAATATGCAGCATCAATTGCATATAATTCTTAAGGAACTCCGAAAAGCAAGAAATCAGATAACACAGTTGGAATCCTTG aaacatcTCCATGAGTTTGCCCTCACAGAGCCATTAGTCGCTTTCCAAGGAGAGACTGAAAACAGAGTAAAGGTTGCCTCACCAAAAAGTCCCTGTGCTGCACTGAACGAAAGCCTGGTGGAATGTCCCAAGTGCAGTGTACAGTATCCAGCCACTGAGCATCGAGATCTGCTAGTCCATGTCGAGTACTGTTCAAAGTAG